A portion of the Sabethes cyaneus chromosome 3, idSabCyanKW18_F2, whole genome shotgun sequence genome contains these proteins:
- the LOC128739647 gene encoding prestin-like has translation MVAGLENGIWNAGYQKEAEATQVEEQRPQMTMTRPIYDQSELNMEMNYRKPKKKVTEEVLNTVKSVSLTDCIKSVFPIFAWLPEYRWKSYFTADLLSGWTVGLMQLPQGMGFAMLAYLPPIIGIYMAFFPVLVYFLLGTSRHNSMGTFAVMSVVIGKIILEYSTAGIGTPGNVTGNSTLVPTFGGYIVAREPIEVAVTLSFAIITVLGLHLPPVVGAFKIFRTFALIFADFHNINYISVSIALSTISILAFNNVYLKEKVAKYSKVPIPVELIILVIGSLMSSHFRLHQDHGIKTIEHMPTGFPPPTVPDWDLLQSMALEGFIVAIVSYAASVSMGTIYAQREKYELDFNQELLAMGTCNLFGSFFSCMPIGSSLLRSAAQCMTGGKSQLASIISCCLIAAILLYVGPFFEPLPACILCGIVLTGMRRLLLQVTQFIDFWKLSTIDGMVWLGTFLTVVFVSIDIGLLVGIGLSFSSIFLRGLKSYTCLLENVPDTDLYLDSSRYNGTLSVPGVKIFHYSGSLNFVTRSVYKTSLCKALNITQELTKHGSHEDDRHPDLRYLVLDCTRITDIDPSAVFTLQLLINELEHLAINVLIAGTSCSVYSAMQKCELIGTEDCHIDVFPTVHDAVIWAKSCMARYPVRVSVEVTRF, from the exons ATGGTGGCCGGATTGGAAAATGGAATCTGGAATGCTGGTTACCAGAAGGAAGCGGAAGCAACTCAAGTGGAAGAGCAGAGGCCACAAATGACTATGACAAGACCTATATACGATCAGAGTGAACTGAACATGGAGATGAACTACAGAAAACCGAAGAAAAAAGTGACGGAAGAAGTATTAAATACGGTTAAGAGTGTCAGTTTGACCGACTGTATAAAAAGTGTGTTCCCAATTTTTGCTTGGTTGCCGGAGTATAGGTGGAAGAGTTACTTCACCGCTGATTTGCTTAGTGGTTGGACGGTTGGTTTAATGCAGCTTCCTCAAGGAATGGGGTTCGCCATGTTGGCCTATTTGCCACCGATCATCGGCATCTACATGGCTTTTTTCCCGGTGCTAGTGTATTTTTTACTAGGAACTTCCCGGCACAATTCCATGGGAACGTTTGCCGTCATGTCAGTTGTGATTGGAAAGATAATACTCGAGTACTCCACGGCTGGTATTGGAACGCCTGGAAATGTGACCGGAAACAGCACTTTAGTGCCGACATTTGGAGGATACATTGTTGCTAGGGAACCAATCGAGGTGGCAGTTACACTTAGTTTTGCT ATTATCACTGTGCTAGGATTGCACCTACCTCCGGTTGTAGGCGCATtcaaaatttttcgg ACATTTGCCCTAATTTTCGCGGATTTCCATAACATTAACTACATATCTGTTTCGATAGCTCTTAGCACAATATCGATACTTGCATTCAACAATGTGTATTTGAAG GAGAAGGTAGCCAAATACAGTAAAGTTCCTATTCCAGTCGAGTTGATAATTCTCGTTATCGGGTCATTGATGTCATCACACTTCAGGCTCCATCAGGATCATGGCATtaaaacgatcgaacacatgCCGACGGGATTTCCTC CACCCACCGTACCGGACTGGGACCTGCTGCAGTCGATGGCGCTGGAGGGGTTTATAGTGGCAATCGTGTCGTACGCGGCATCAGTTTCGATGGGAACCATTTACGCCCAGCGGGAAAAGTACGAGCTGGATTTCAACCAAGAACTGTTGGCGATGGGCACGTGTAATCTCTTCGGAAGCTTCTTCTCCTGCATGCCCATAGGATCGTCGTTGCTGCGTTCAGCGGCTCAGTGTATGACCGGCGGTAAATCGCAGTTAGCGTCAATCATTTCTTGCTGTTTAATTGCGGCGATTTTACTATATGTCGGGCCGTTCTTTGAACCACTGCCGGCTTGCATTCTGTGTGGAATAGTGCTGACCGGCATGAGACGGTTGCTTCTACAGGTGACGCAGTTTATCGACTTCTGGAAGCTTAGCACCATCGATGGGATGGTATGGTTGGGTACTTTCCTGACCGTGGTATTTGTCAGCATTGACATTGGCCTGCTTGTGGGCATCGGGTTGAGCTTTTCTTCTATCTTCCTTCGTGGTTTGAAATCTTATACATGTTTGCTGGAAAATGTCCCGGATACAGATCTGTATTTGGATTCCAGTAGATACAATGGA aCACTAAGCGTTCCTGGAGTTAAGATATTCCACTACAGTGGTAGTTTGAACTTCGTAACTAGATCTGTCTACAAAACAAGTCTCTGCAAAGCACTCAACATAACTCAGGAATTGACGAAGCACGGCAGCCATGAGGATGATCGACATCCTGACTTACGTTATTTGGTGTTGGATTGCACACGGATCACTGACATTGACCCATCCGCTGTTTTCACACTCCAACTGCTGATCAACGAGCTGGAACATCTGGCGATCAATGTACTGATAGCCGGCACATCCTGTTCGGTATACAGTGCGATGCAAAAATGTGAACTCATTGGCACGGAAGATTGCCATATAGATGTTTTTCCGACGGTGCACGATGCCGTTATCTGGGCAAAGAGCTGCATGGCTCGATACCCGGTTAGAGTCAGCGTCGAAGTAACGAGATTCTAG